A window from Musa acuminata AAA Group cultivar baxijiao chromosome BXJ3-10, Cavendish_Baxijiao_AAA, whole genome shotgun sequence encodes these proteins:
- the LOC103969080 gene encoding putative leucine-rich repeat receptor-like serine/threonine-protein kinase At2g24130 isoform X2, producing MDGTPFAMFYWKAKIMSFMVVKHVFFFLLHLLLRRVVTAHSYPLLARQISQDKAALLAFKNTLTLQSQRALSNWNETTEMCEFVNVTCDRRQGRYVVYLQLRSRNLSGHLSPVLANLTWIRRLDLSGNELSGHIPREFSSLRRLKYLDLSYNNLFGQIPASIFYNCTRLGQIDLSANELSGHIPSAAGIGLPVLSALNLYQNYFTGRLPIWLSNSSLLRQLDVSNNNLSDELPTAIIQDKTKLKVLQLSLNNLSSHDNNTNLEPFFLTLSNCSELVELEIAGAGIGGFLPHAIGRGPRNLSIIHLEDNLISGPIPPDIANLTNLTLLNLSGNHLNGAIPKEIFGISKLQRLILSNNVLTGSIPPEIGNVVSVDLLDLSSNKLSGEIPSSIGNLVRISYLYLHSNELFGSIPATLGRYKSLNDLDLSFNRLTGKLPGEVSGIAKVMLNLSNNQLEGSLPKELSNMDHVQMIDLSANNFTGVIPVLSTCVELMLINLSHNHLEGQLPTELGSLRNLETLDVSFNGLGGEIPSSLNKCTHLSFFNLSHNDFTGWIPTGGVFSRFTNLSYLENPRLCGLVLQRACRRRPPQWRHSPKFLIAISVGGSVVAFLLTLCCVKLVRKMEGMGIPRRGDIFGGSSPVVKSSYPRITYRELVEATEEFSQGRLVGSGSYGRVYRGVLRDGTVVAVKVLNLHTGNSTKSFNRECQVLKRIRHRNLMRIITACSLPDFKALVLPFMANGSLDSYLYSSSSDLSLIQRVNICSDIAEGMAYLHHHSPVKVIHCDLKPSNVLLNDDMTALVSDFGIARLVMNVGVGSEVENVGNSTANMLCGSIGYIAPEYGYGARASTKGDVYSFGVLVLEVVTRKRPTDEVFEGGNSLQQWVKSHYHGGAETVVDSALGSEARKQTPEVRRTWEVAIGELLELGVVCTQESPSSRPTMEDTADDLDRLKKYLAGDTTATFGSSLGMSSSIFGETSLSNVDD from the exons ATGGACGGTACTCCTTTTGCTATGTTTTACTGGAAGGCAAAGATCATGTCTTTCATGGTCGTAAAgcatgtcttcttcttcctcctccacctcctcctccgacgCGTTGTCACGGCTCATAGCTACCCACTCCTCGCAAGGCAAATTTCACAGGACAAGGCTGCTCTCTTGGCCTTCAAGAACACGTTGACGCTGCAAAGTCAACGGGCTCTATCGAACTGGAACGAGACTACCGAGATGTGCGAGTTCGTCAACGTTACGTGCGACAGACGGCAGGGTCGCTATGTCGTGTACCTCCAACTCCGCAGCAGAAATCTCTCCGGCCACCTCTCCCCGGTCCTTGCCAACCTCACCTGGATTCGCCGGCTCGACTTGTCCGGGAACGAACTCTCCGGCCATATACCTCGTGAATTCTCCAGCTTAAGGCGCCTCAAATACCTCGATCTCTCATACAACAATCTTTTTG GTCAGATTCCAGCCTCCATCTTCTACAACTGCACCAGGTTAGGTCAGATAGACCTCTCTGCGAATGAGCTCTCCGGCCATATACCTTCGGCTGCGGGAATTGGTCTTCCAGTTTTGTCCGCCCTCAACCTCTACCAGAATTATTTTACTGGTAGATTGCCGATATGGCTCTCAAATTCGTCGTTGCTGCGTCAATTGGATGTCAGCAACAATAATCTTTCGGATGAGTTGCCCACTGCAATCATACAGGACAAGACTAAGCTTAAAGTCCTTCAATTGTCCCTTAATAACCTGTCGAGCCATGACAATAACACCAACCTCGAGCCCTTCTTCTTGACTCTCTCAAACTGTTCAGAGCTCGTAGAACTTGAAATCGCAGGAGCGGGCATTGGTGGATTCTTGCCGCATGCCATCGGTAGGGGCCCCAGAAATCTGTCCATCATCCACCTCGAAGATAACTTGATCTCTGGACCAATCCCTCCTGACATAGCCAACCTTACCAATTTGACTCTGCTCAACCTGTCCGGCAACCATCTAAATGGAGCGATCCCAAAGGAAATCTTCGGCATATCAAAGCTACAGAGATTGATCTTGTCCAACAATGTCTTGACCGGTTCTATTCCTCCTGAGATCGGAAATGTCGTCTCGGTCGACCTGCTGGATTTGTCGAGCAACAAATTGTCTGGTGAGATTCCAAGTAGCATCGGAAACCTTGTCCGAATCAGCTATTTGTATCTCCACAGCAATGAACTCTTTGGATCGATACCTGCTACTCTCGGACGATACAAGAGCTTGAACGATCTTGATCTTTCATTCAATAGATTGACCGGGAAGCTGCCCGGAGAAGTATCAGGCATCGCCAAGGTAATGCTTAATCTCTCGAACAACCAACTCGAAGGAAGTCTTCCTAAGGAGCTCAGCAACATGGATCACGTGCAGATGATAGATCTGTCTGCCAACAACTTCACCGGAGTCATCCCGGTGCTCTCAACTTGTGTTGAGCTGATGCTCATCAACCTTTCCCACAACCATCTCGAAGGGCAGCTTCCGACGGAGCTTGGCAGTCTCCGAAACCTCGAGACGCTTGATGTTTCCTTCAACGGCTTAGGCGGGGAGATTCCATCGAGCCTTAACAAGTGCACCCATCTCAGCTTCTTCAATCTCTCGCACAATGATTTCACCGGGTGGATACCCACCGGCGGAGTCTTCTCCAGGTTCACCAATCTTTCCTACCTCGAGAACCCACGCCTGTGCGGATTAGTGCTGCAAAGGGCCTGTCGTCGGCGACCACCGCAGTGGCGGCATTCTCCTAAGTTCTTGATCGCCATTTCTGTGGGTGGGTCAGTGGTTGCCTTTCTGCTCACACTGTGCTGCGTTAAACTGGTGAGAAAGATGGAAGGAATGGGTATCCCCAGGAGGGGCGACATCTTTGGTGGCTCATCACCGGTCGTCAAGTCGAGCTACCCTCGAATCACCTACCGAGAACTCGTGGAGGCGACCGAAGAGTTCAGCCAAGGAAGACTAGTTGGGTCCGGCAGCTACGGACGTGTTTACAGAGGGGTGTTGAGAGATGGAACCGTGGTGGCAGTAAAAGTATTGAACCTCCACACCGGTAATTCGACTAAGAGCTTCAACAGAGAATGCCAAGTTCTGAAGCGAATCAGGCACCGAAACCTGATGAGGATCATCACGGCATGCAGCCTACCGGATTTCAAAGCTCTGGTTCTTCCTTTCATGGCGAACGGCAGCCTCGACAGCTACCTCTACTCATCCTCTTCGGATCTGAGCTTGATTCAGAGGGTAAACATTTGCAGTGACATCGCAGAAGGGATGGCCTACTTGCACCACCACTCGCCCGTGAAGGTTATACATTGTGATCTGAAGCCCAGCAACGTGCTGCTCAACGATGACATGACTGCTTTGGTCTCCGATTTCGGGATCGCGAGGTTGGTGATGAACGTTGGGGTTGGGAGTGAGGTGGAAAACGTGGGGAATTCTACTGCTAACATGCTTTGTGGCTCCATCGGATACATAGCACCCG AATATGGATACGGCGCGAGAGCATCGACGAAGGGGGACGTCTACAGCTTCGGCGTGCTCGTGCTCGAAGTGGTGACGAGAAAGAGGCCCACCGATGAGGTGTTCGAGGGCGGAAACAGCTTGCAGCAGTGGGTGAAGAGCCACTACCACGGTGGGGCGGAGACGGTGGTGGACTCCGCGTTAGGCAGCGAGGCGAGGAAACAGACGCCGGAGGTGAGGAGAACGTGGGAGGTCGCCATCGGAGAGCTTCTGGAACTGGGCGTCGTCTGCACCCAGGAGAGTCCGTCGTCCAGGCCGACAATGGAGGACACTGCCGATGACTTAGATCGGTTGAAGAAGTATCTTGCCGGCGACACCACCGCCACGTTCGGCTCTTCTCTTGGTATGTCGTCCTCCATTTTTGGAGAGACAAGCTTGTCGAACGTCGATGACTAG
- the LOC103969080 gene encoding putative leucine-rich repeat receptor-like serine/threonine-protein kinase At2g24130 isoform X3: protein MDGTPFAMFYWKAKIMSFMVVKHVFFFLLHLLLRRVVTAHSYPLLARQISQDKAALLAFKNTLTLQSQRALSNWNETTEMCEFVNVTCDRRQGRYVVYLQLRSRNLSGHLSPVLANLTWIRRLDLSGNELSGHIPREFSSLRRLKYLDLSYNNLFGAIPPSLAYLTSLRYLYLANNYFAGQIPASIFYNCTRLGQIDLSANELSGHIPSAAGIGLPVLSALNLYQNYFTGRLPIWLSNSSLLRQLDVSNNNLSDELPTAIIQDKTKLKVLQLSLNNLSSHDNNTNLEPFFLTLSNCSELVELEIAGAGIGGFLPHAIGRGPRNLSIIHLEDNLISGPIPPDIANLTNLTLLNLSGNHLNGAIPKEIFGISKLQRLILSNNVLTGSIPPEIGNVVSVDLLDLSSNKLSGEIPSSIGNLVRISYLYLHSNELFGSIPATLGRYKSLNDLDLSFNRLTGKLPGEVSGIAKMIDLSANNFTGVIPVLSTCVELMLINLSHNHLEGQLPTELGSLRNLETLDVSFNGLGGEIPSSLNKCTHLSFFNLSHNDFTGWIPTGGVFSRFTNLSYLENPRLCGLVLQRACRRRPPQWRHSPKFLIAISVGGSVVAFLLTLCCVKLVRKMEGMGIPRRGDIFGGSSPVVKSSYPRITYRELVEATEEFSQGRLVGSGSYGRVYRGVLRDGTVVAVKVLNLHTGNSTKSFNRECQVLKRIRHRNLMRIITACSLPDFKALVLPFMANGSLDSYLYSSSSDLSLIQRVNICSDIAEGMAYLHHHSPVKVIHCDLKPSNVLLNDDMTALVSDFGIARLVMNVGVGSEVENVGNSTANMLCGSIGYIAPEYGYGARASTKGDVYSFGVLVLEVVTRKRPTDEVFEGGNSLQQWVKSHYHGGAETVVDSALGSEARKQTPEVRRTWEVAIGELLELGVVCTQESPSSRPTMEDTADDLDRLKKYLAGDTTATFGSSLGMSSSIFGETSLSNVDD from the exons ATGGACGGTACTCCTTTTGCTATGTTTTACTGGAAGGCAAAGATCATGTCTTTCATGGTCGTAAAgcatgtcttcttcttcctcctccacctcctcctccgacgCGTTGTCACGGCTCATAGCTACCCACTCCTCGCAAGGCAAATTTCACAGGACAAGGCTGCTCTCTTGGCCTTCAAGAACACGTTGACGCTGCAAAGTCAACGGGCTCTATCGAACTGGAACGAGACTACCGAGATGTGCGAGTTCGTCAACGTTACGTGCGACAGACGGCAGGGTCGCTATGTCGTGTACCTCCAACTCCGCAGCAGAAATCTCTCCGGCCACCTCTCCCCGGTCCTTGCCAACCTCACCTGGATTCGCCGGCTCGACTTGTCCGGGAACGAACTCTCCGGCCATATACCTCGTGAATTCTCCAGCTTAAGGCGCCTCAAATACCTCGATCTCTCATACAACAATCTTTTTGGTGCGATTCCTCCGTCACTTGCCTACCTCACCAGCCTTCGTTATCTATACCTTGCCAACAATTATTTTGCAGGTCAGATTCCAGCCTCCATCTTCTACAACTGCACCAGGTTAGGTCAGATAGACCTCTCTGCGAATGAGCTCTCCGGCCATATACCTTCGGCTGCGGGAATTGGTCTTCCAGTTTTGTCCGCCCTCAACCTCTACCAGAATTATTTTACTGGTAGATTGCCGATATGGCTCTCAAATTCGTCGTTGCTGCGTCAATTGGATGTCAGCAACAATAATCTTTCGGATGAGTTGCCCACTGCAATCATACAGGACAAGACTAAGCTTAAAGTCCTTCAATTGTCCCTTAATAACCTGTCGAGCCATGACAATAACACCAACCTCGAGCCCTTCTTCTTGACTCTCTCAAACTGTTCAGAGCTCGTAGAACTTGAAATCGCAGGAGCGGGCATTGGTGGATTCTTGCCGCATGCCATCGGTAGGGGCCCCAGAAATCTGTCCATCATCCACCTCGAAGATAACTTGATCTCTGGACCAATCCCTCCTGACATAGCCAACCTTACCAATTTGACTCTGCTCAACCTGTCCGGCAACCATCTAAATGGAGCGATCCCAAAGGAAATCTTCGGCATATCAAAGCTACAGAGATTGATCTTGTCCAACAATGTCTTGACCGGTTCTATTCCTCCTGAGATCGGAAATGTCGTCTCGGTCGACCTGCTGGATTTGTCGAGCAACAAATTGTCTGGTGAGATTCCAAGTAGCATCGGAAACCTTGTCCGAATCAGCTATTTGTATCTCCACAGCAATGAACTCTTTGGATCGATACCTGCTACTCTCGGACGATACAAGAGCTTGAACGATCTTGATCTTTCATTCAATAGATTGACCGGGAAGCTGCCCGGAGAAGTATCAGGCATCGCCAAG ATGATAGATCTGTCTGCCAACAACTTCACCGGAGTCATCCCGGTGCTCTCAACTTGTGTTGAGCTGATGCTCATCAACCTTTCCCACAACCATCTCGAAGGGCAGCTTCCGACGGAGCTTGGCAGTCTCCGAAACCTCGAGACGCTTGATGTTTCCTTCAACGGCTTAGGCGGGGAGATTCCATCGAGCCTTAACAAGTGCACCCATCTCAGCTTCTTCAATCTCTCGCACAATGATTTCACCGGGTGGATACCCACCGGCGGAGTCTTCTCCAGGTTCACCAATCTTTCCTACCTCGAGAACCCACGCCTGTGCGGATTAGTGCTGCAAAGGGCCTGTCGTCGGCGACCACCGCAGTGGCGGCATTCTCCTAAGTTCTTGATCGCCATTTCTGTGGGTGGGTCAGTGGTTGCCTTTCTGCTCACACTGTGCTGCGTTAAACTGGTGAGAAAGATGGAAGGAATGGGTATCCCCAGGAGGGGCGACATCTTTGGTGGCTCATCACCGGTCGTCAAGTCGAGCTACCCTCGAATCACCTACCGAGAACTCGTGGAGGCGACCGAAGAGTTCAGCCAAGGAAGACTAGTTGGGTCCGGCAGCTACGGACGTGTTTACAGAGGGGTGTTGAGAGATGGAACCGTGGTGGCAGTAAAAGTATTGAACCTCCACACCGGTAATTCGACTAAGAGCTTCAACAGAGAATGCCAAGTTCTGAAGCGAATCAGGCACCGAAACCTGATGAGGATCATCACGGCATGCAGCCTACCGGATTTCAAAGCTCTGGTTCTTCCTTTCATGGCGAACGGCAGCCTCGACAGCTACCTCTACTCATCCTCTTCGGATCTGAGCTTGATTCAGAGGGTAAACATTTGCAGTGACATCGCAGAAGGGATGGCCTACTTGCACCACCACTCGCCCGTGAAGGTTATACATTGTGATCTGAAGCCCAGCAACGTGCTGCTCAACGATGACATGACTGCTTTGGTCTCCGATTTCGGGATCGCGAGGTTGGTGATGAACGTTGGGGTTGGGAGTGAGGTGGAAAACGTGGGGAATTCTACTGCTAACATGCTTTGTGGCTCCATCGGATACATAGCACCCG AATATGGATACGGCGCGAGAGCATCGACGAAGGGGGACGTCTACAGCTTCGGCGTGCTCGTGCTCGAAGTGGTGACGAGAAAGAGGCCCACCGATGAGGTGTTCGAGGGCGGAAACAGCTTGCAGCAGTGGGTGAAGAGCCACTACCACGGTGGGGCGGAGACGGTGGTGGACTCCGCGTTAGGCAGCGAGGCGAGGAAACAGACGCCGGAGGTGAGGAGAACGTGGGAGGTCGCCATCGGAGAGCTTCTGGAACTGGGCGTCGTCTGCACCCAGGAGAGTCCGTCGTCCAGGCCGACAATGGAGGACACTGCCGATGACTTAGATCGGTTGAAGAAGTATCTTGCCGGCGACACCACCGCCACGTTCGGCTCTTCTCTTGGTATGTCGTCCTCCATTTTTGGAGAGACAAGCTTGTCGAACGTCGATGACTAG
- the LOC103969080 gene encoding putative leucine-rich repeat receptor-like serine/threonine-protein kinase At2g24130 isoform X1, with protein sequence MDGTPFAMFYWKAKIMSFMVVKHVFFFLLHLLLRRVVTAHSYPLLARQISQDKAALLAFKNTLTLQSQRALSNWNETTEMCEFVNVTCDRRQGRYVVYLQLRSRNLSGHLSPVLANLTWIRRLDLSGNELSGHIPREFSSLRRLKYLDLSYNNLFGAIPPSLAYLTSLRYLYLANNYFAGQIPASIFYNCTRLGQIDLSANELSGHIPSAAGIGLPVLSALNLYQNYFTGRLPIWLSNSSLLRQLDVSNNNLSDELPTAIIQDKTKLKVLQLSLNNLSSHDNNTNLEPFFLTLSNCSELVELEIAGAGIGGFLPHAIGRGPRNLSIIHLEDNLISGPIPPDIANLTNLTLLNLSGNHLNGAIPKEIFGISKLQRLILSNNVLTGSIPPEIGNVVSVDLLDLSSNKLSGEIPSSIGNLVRISYLYLHSNELFGSIPATLGRYKSLNDLDLSFNRLTGKLPGEVSGIAKVMLNLSNNQLEGSLPKELSNMDHVQMIDLSANNFTGVIPVLSTCVELMLINLSHNHLEGQLPTELGSLRNLETLDVSFNGLGGEIPSSLNKCTHLSFFNLSHNDFTGWIPTGGVFSRFTNLSYLENPRLCGLVLQRACRRRPPQWRHSPKFLIAISVGGSVVAFLLTLCCVKLVRKMEGMGIPRRGDIFGGSSPVVKSSYPRITYRELVEATEEFSQGRLVGSGSYGRVYRGVLRDGTVVAVKVLNLHTGNSTKSFNRECQVLKRIRHRNLMRIITACSLPDFKALVLPFMANGSLDSYLYSSSSDLSLIQRVNICSDIAEGMAYLHHHSPVKVIHCDLKPSNVLLNDDMTALVSDFGIARLVMNVGVGSEVENVGNSTANMLCGSIGYIAPEYGYGARASTKGDVYSFGVLVLEVVTRKRPTDEVFEGGNSLQQWVKSHYHGGAETVVDSALGSEARKQTPEVRRTWEVAIGELLELGVVCTQESPSSRPTMEDTADDLDRLKKYLAGDTTATFGSSLGMSSSIFGETSLSNVDD encoded by the exons ATGGACGGTACTCCTTTTGCTATGTTTTACTGGAAGGCAAAGATCATGTCTTTCATGGTCGTAAAgcatgtcttcttcttcctcctccacctcctcctccgacgCGTTGTCACGGCTCATAGCTACCCACTCCTCGCAAGGCAAATTTCACAGGACAAGGCTGCTCTCTTGGCCTTCAAGAACACGTTGACGCTGCAAAGTCAACGGGCTCTATCGAACTGGAACGAGACTACCGAGATGTGCGAGTTCGTCAACGTTACGTGCGACAGACGGCAGGGTCGCTATGTCGTGTACCTCCAACTCCGCAGCAGAAATCTCTCCGGCCACCTCTCCCCGGTCCTTGCCAACCTCACCTGGATTCGCCGGCTCGACTTGTCCGGGAACGAACTCTCCGGCCATATACCTCGTGAATTCTCCAGCTTAAGGCGCCTCAAATACCTCGATCTCTCATACAACAATCTTTTTGGTGCGATTCCTCCGTCACTTGCCTACCTCACCAGCCTTCGTTATCTATACCTTGCCAACAATTATTTTGCAGGTCAGATTCCAGCCTCCATCTTCTACAACTGCACCAGGTTAGGTCAGATAGACCTCTCTGCGAATGAGCTCTCCGGCCATATACCTTCGGCTGCGGGAATTGGTCTTCCAGTTTTGTCCGCCCTCAACCTCTACCAGAATTATTTTACTGGTAGATTGCCGATATGGCTCTCAAATTCGTCGTTGCTGCGTCAATTGGATGTCAGCAACAATAATCTTTCGGATGAGTTGCCCACTGCAATCATACAGGACAAGACTAAGCTTAAAGTCCTTCAATTGTCCCTTAATAACCTGTCGAGCCATGACAATAACACCAACCTCGAGCCCTTCTTCTTGACTCTCTCAAACTGTTCAGAGCTCGTAGAACTTGAAATCGCAGGAGCGGGCATTGGTGGATTCTTGCCGCATGCCATCGGTAGGGGCCCCAGAAATCTGTCCATCATCCACCTCGAAGATAACTTGATCTCTGGACCAATCCCTCCTGACATAGCCAACCTTACCAATTTGACTCTGCTCAACCTGTCCGGCAACCATCTAAATGGAGCGATCCCAAAGGAAATCTTCGGCATATCAAAGCTACAGAGATTGATCTTGTCCAACAATGTCTTGACCGGTTCTATTCCTCCTGAGATCGGAAATGTCGTCTCGGTCGACCTGCTGGATTTGTCGAGCAACAAATTGTCTGGTGAGATTCCAAGTAGCATCGGAAACCTTGTCCGAATCAGCTATTTGTATCTCCACAGCAATGAACTCTTTGGATCGATACCTGCTACTCTCGGACGATACAAGAGCTTGAACGATCTTGATCTTTCATTCAATAGATTGACCGGGAAGCTGCCCGGAGAAGTATCAGGCATCGCCAAGGTAATGCTTAATCTCTCGAACAACCAACTCGAAGGAAGTCTTCCTAAGGAGCTCAGCAACATGGATCACGTGCAGATGATAGATCTGTCTGCCAACAACTTCACCGGAGTCATCCCGGTGCTCTCAACTTGTGTTGAGCTGATGCTCATCAACCTTTCCCACAACCATCTCGAAGGGCAGCTTCCGACGGAGCTTGGCAGTCTCCGAAACCTCGAGACGCTTGATGTTTCCTTCAACGGCTTAGGCGGGGAGATTCCATCGAGCCTTAACAAGTGCACCCATCTCAGCTTCTTCAATCTCTCGCACAATGATTTCACCGGGTGGATACCCACCGGCGGAGTCTTCTCCAGGTTCACCAATCTTTCCTACCTCGAGAACCCACGCCTGTGCGGATTAGTGCTGCAAAGGGCCTGTCGTCGGCGACCACCGCAGTGGCGGCATTCTCCTAAGTTCTTGATCGCCATTTCTGTGGGTGGGTCAGTGGTTGCCTTTCTGCTCACACTGTGCTGCGTTAAACTGGTGAGAAAGATGGAAGGAATGGGTATCCCCAGGAGGGGCGACATCTTTGGTGGCTCATCACCGGTCGTCAAGTCGAGCTACCCTCGAATCACCTACCGAGAACTCGTGGAGGCGACCGAAGAGTTCAGCCAAGGAAGACTAGTTGGGTCCGGCAGCTACGGACGTGTTTACAGAGGGGTGTTGAGAGATGGAACCGTGGTGGCAGTAAAAGTATTGAACCTCCACACCGGTAATTCGACTAAGAGCTTCAACAGAGAATGCCAAGTTCTGAAGCGAATCAGGCACCGAAACCTGATGAGGATCATCACGGCATGCAGCCTACCGGATTTCAAAGCTCTGGTTCTTCCTTTCATGGCGAACGGCAGCCTCGACAGCTACCTCTACTCATCCTCTTCGGATCTGAGCTTGATTCAGAGGGTAAACATTTGCAGTGACATCGCAGAAGGGATGGCCTACTTGCACCACCACTCGCCCGTGAAGGTTATACATTGTGATCTGAAGCCCAGCAACGTGCTGCTCAACGATGACATGACTGCTTTGGTCTCCGATTTCGGGATCGCGAGGTTGGTGATGAACGTTGGGGTTGGGAGTGAGGTGGAAAACGTGGGGAATTCTACTGCTAACATGCTTTGTGGCTCCATCGGATACATAGCACCCG AATATGGATACGGCGCGAGAGCATCGACGAAGGGGGACGTCTACAGCTTCGGCGTGCTCGTGCTCGAAGTGGTGACGAGAAAGAGGCCCACCGATGAGGTGTTCGAGGGCGGAAACAGCTTGCAGCAGTGGGTGAAGAGCCACTACCACGGTGGGGCGGAGACGGTGGTGGACTCCGCGTTAGGCAGCGAGGCGAGGAAACAGACGCCGGAGGTGAGGAGAACGTGGGAGGTCGCCATCGGAGAGCTTCTGGAACTGGGCGTCGTCTGCACCCAGGAGAGTCCGTCGTCCAGGCCGACAATGGAGGACACTGCCGATGACTTAGATCGGTTGAAGAAGTATCTTGCCGGCGACACCACCGCCACGTTCGGCTCTTCTCTTGGTATGTCGTCCTCCATTTTTGGAGAGACAAGCTTGTCGAACGTCGATGACTAG
- the LOC135650957 gene encoding transcription termination factor MTERF2, chloroplastic-like codes for MAAATLRSVLRRNSLLPLFETCRLRDLFFFSSSSVDPAAAVGVTISPDPNFMVEYLVNSCGFSPSEAAMFSKPLARLRSTEKPDAVLNFMRSQGFDGAGIRKVISMKPNYLCYNVETNLAPKFQFLRDLGLSESDIVDAILKNPAILCLEVHRSFVPKLEMWESLLGSRELVLKHLKKTTRFFHSSVEKTLHPNLKFLRDECGIPEERVFLVLRSQPQLITNKPKSLRALVARADELGMPRQSRMFMWTLNILQRVSKERFEAKVELMRSFGWSESEFSSAVRKNPTFLSISLDMMRRKMEFFINVVGYTPSFIASQPSILLYSLQKRVIPRFRVTEMLKLKGLWTGKYKFTSILVFTDTKFMEKFVLPHKENVPELLDILRVAGTWKRNETLHLASEDEEGLS; via the coding sequence ATGGCGGCTGCGACGCTCCGCTCCGTACTCCGCCGCAATAGCCTCCTGCCCCTGTTCGAAACCTGCCGCCTTCgagatctcttcttcttctcctcctcctctgtcgACCCTGCCGCCGCTGTAGGCGTCACCATATCTCCAGATCCCAACTTCATGGTGGAATACCTCGTGAACTCCTGTGGGTTCTCCCCCTCCGAGGCAGCCATGTTCTCTAAACCCCTTGCGCGCCTCCGATCCACCGAGAAACCCGACGCCGTCCTTAACTTCATGAGATCTCAGGGCTTCGATGGCGCCGGTATCAGGAAGGTGATATCTATGAAACCCAATTACCTATGCTACAACGTGGAGACGAACCTCGCCCCGAAGTTTCAGTTCTTACGCGATTTGGGACTATCGGAGTCGGACATCGTCGATGCCATTCTGAAGAACCCTGCCATCCTCTGCCTCGAAGTTCACCGTTCCTTCGTCCCCAAATTGGAGATGTGGGAAAGTCTCTTGGGATCGAGAGAGCTCGTTCTCAAGCATCTCAAGAAGACAACGCGGTTTTTCCACTCCAGCGTTGAGAAGACATTGCATCCCAACCTAAAGTTCTTGAGGGATGAGTGCGGCATTCCTGAAGAAAGGGTTTTTCTCGTCTTGAGAAGTCAGCCACAATTAATCACAAATAAACCAAAGTCACTCCGAGCTTTGGTGGCGAGAGCCGATGAGCTGGGGATGCCACGGCAATCTCGGATGTTCATGTGGACACTTAATATTCTCCAGAGGGTAAGCAAAGAGAGGTTCGAGGCCAAGGTCGAGCTCATGAGGAGCTTCGGGTGGTCGGAGTCGGAGTTTTCTTCTGCAGTCAGGAAAAATCCCACCTTCTTAAGCATCTCCCTCGATATGATGCGCAGAAAAATGGAATTTTTTATCAATGTAGTCGGGTACACCCCTTCCTTCATCGCCTCCCAACCATCTATCTTGCTATATAGTCTGCAGAAGAGGGTCATTCCTCGGTTTCGTGTGACGGAAATGTTGAAATTGAAAGGATTGTGGACTGGAAAATACAAGTTTACATCGATTCTCGTATTCACAGATACCAAATTCATGGAGAAGTTTGTTCTCCCTCACAAAGAAAATGTTCCTGAGCTGCTTGATATTCTGAGAGTTGCTGGCACCTGGAAACGAAATGAAACCTTGCATTTGGCATCGGAGGATGAGGAAGGGCTTAGCTGA